A genomic segment from Cryptosporangium aurantiacum encodes:
- a CDS encoding aromatic ring-hydroxylating oxygenase subunit alpha, producing the protein MTRPIVPREDRIRRTLDHLRNETTDEYETVSAFYPDEFTDPLLAGRERDLVFGRVPSIVAHSSELPRPNDFLTLQMPRNRIIVVRQRDGGVKAFVNLCRHRGALLEEQEKGRCRLFSCGYHRWSYDTDGSLRAVTKDSTFGEIDRSKYGLVELPCEERHGFVWVVDDAVPKKEGTGIDVADWLGPDLDPMLAEYHLEDLVAFRAEGFDEPVNWKIMQDAFLDGYHIQYAHPNTAGKHIHTNVLTVEDFGRHARFISPRKSIDRWLEEDPGDRSLAKYVTETHFLLPNSTLLRQPDHFQLLTFRPHPKDPGRSRMEMRLLVPTVSASGMAEDEWSGRWQKNWDILIAVLHQEDFPLLRGSQQGMASANAGSMVLGRNEVVNQIFHRELRRLLT; encoded by the coding sequence ATGACGAGGCCGATCGTCCCGCGTGAGGACCGGATCCGGCGCACGCTCGACCACCTGCGCAACGAGACCACCGACGAGTACGAGACCGTGAGCGCGTTCTACCCGGACGAGTTCACCGACCCGCTGCTCGCCGGCCGCGAGCGTGACCTGGTGTTCGGCCGGGTGCCGTCGATCGTCGCGCACAGCTCGGAACTGCCCAGGCCGAACGACTTCCTGACGCTGCAGATGCCGCGCAACCGGATCATCGTCGTGCGGCAGCGCGACGGCGGCGTCAAGGCGTTCGTGAACCTCTGCCGTCACCGCGGCGCGCTGCTGGAGGAGCAGGAGAAGGGCCGCTGCCGGCTGTTCTCCTGCGGGTACCACCGCTGGTCCTACGACACCGACGGCAGCCTCCGCGCGGTGACCAAGGACAGCACGTTCGGCGAGATCGACCGGTCGAAGTACGGGCTGGTCGAGCTGCCCTGCGAGGAGCGGCACGGGTTCGTCTGGGTGGTCGACGACGCTGTGCCCAAAAAGGAGGGCACAGGGATCGACGTCGCGGATTGGCTCGGTCCTGACCTGGACCCGATGCTGGCCGAGTACCACCTCGAGGACCTCGTCGCGTTCCGCGCGGAGGGGTTCGACGAGCCGGTCAACTGGAAGATCATGCAGGACGCGTTCCTGGACGGCTACCACATCCAGTACGCGCACCCGAACACCGCCGGAAAGCACATCCACACGAACGTGCTGACGGTGGAGGACTTCGGACGGCACGCGCGGTTCATCTCGCCGCGTAAGTCGATCGACCGCTGGCTGGAGGAGGACCCCGGCGACCGCAGCCTCGCGAAGTACGTCACCGAGACGCACTTCCTGCTGCCGAACAGCACGTTGCTGCGCCAGCCCGACCACTTCCAGCTGCTCACGTTCCGGCCGCACCCGAAGGACCCGGGTCGGTCCCGGATGGAGATGCGCCTGCTCGTGCCGACCGTCTCTGCTTCCGGGATGGCTGAGGACGAGTGGTCCGGGCGCTGGCAGAAGAACTGGGACATCCTGATCGCGGTGCTGCACCAGGAGGACTTTCCGCTGCTGCGCGGCTCGCAACAGGGGATGGCCAGCGCCAACGCCGGGTCGATGGTGCTGGGCCGCAACGAGGTCGTCAACCAGATCTTCCATCGCGAACTCCGCCGGCTGCTCACGTGA
- a CDS encoding ferredoxin: MRLDVDRRACAGHGLCYGNAPDLLDCDDQGDPIVLVDPVPEALLTDARGVVDGCPERALTLEAAP, encoded by the coding sequence ATGAGGCTGGACGTCGACCGGCGCGCCTGCGCCGGCCACGGGCTCTGTTACGGCAACGCGCCCGACCTGCTCGACTGCGACGACCAGGGCGACCCGATCGTCCTGGTCGACCCGGTGCCGGAAGCCCTGCTCACCGACGCCCGAGGCGTCGTCGACGGGTGCCCAGAAAGAGCACTGACGCTGGAGGCAGCACCATGA
- a CDS encoding SDR family NAD(P)-dependent oxidoreductase has product MARLEGKVAVITGAGSGLGREAAQLFAAEGAKVVVMDVLGDRAEGTVKLVTEQGGEAVAVQADTTIEADVARTIRTAVDTFGKLDIAWANAGIVSRGGVPSVMGGEQLEFEDFPVEDWDAVLGVNLLGPFLVAKHATPALRANGGGVILVTSSAASFVAYHSIAPYSATKAGVNGLVRGLSLDLGKYGIRVNALAPTHGMSPNFLLPEGAPVVGQSYEETAGPWDPGLSPIPLKLNRPPSLRDNAYAALFLASDESAYISGLTLPATDGGTLARVAMQFPEDEPRPTR; this is encoded by the coding sequence ATGGCACGACTCGAGGGCAAAGTCGCCGTCATCACGGGTGCCGGCTCCGGATTAGGACGCGAGGCCGCGCAGCTGTTCGCGGCCGAGGGCGCCAAGGTCGTCGTGATGGACGTCCTGGGCGACCGCGCCGAAGGCACGGTCAAGCTCGTCACCGAACAGGGTGGTGAAGCGGTCGCCGTACAGGCCGACACGACGATCGAAGCCGACGTCGCCCGCACGATCCGGACCGCGGTCGACACGTTCGGAAAGCTCGACATCGCGTGGGCCAACGCCGGGATCGTCTCCCGCGGTGGCGTCCCGTCGGTGATGGGCGGCGAGCAGCTGGAGTTCGAGGACTTCCCGGTCGAGGACTGGGACGCGGTGCTCGGCGTCAACCTGCTCGGCCCGTTCCTCGTCGCGAAGCACGCCACGCCCGCGCTACGGGCGAACGGCGGCGGGGTCATCCTCGTGACGTCGTCCGCGGCCTCGTTCGTCGCGTACCACAGCATCGCGCCGTACTCGGCGACGAAGGCCGGCGTCAACGGCCTGGTCCGCGGCCTCTCGCTGGACCTGGGCAAGTACGGCATCCGGGTGAACGCGCTCGCCCCCACCCACGGCATGTCCCCGAACTTCCTGCTGCCCGAGGGTGCGCCGGTCGTCGGACAGTCCTACGAGGAGACGGCGGGCCCCTGGGATCCGGGGCTGTCGCCGATCCCGCTCAAGCTCAACCGGCCGCCGTCGCTGCGGGACAACGCCTACGCCGCGTTGTTCCTCGCCTCCGACGAGTCGGCCTACATCTCCGGGCTGACGCTGCCTGCTACCGACGGCGGCACGCTGGCCCGCGTCGCCATGCAGTTCCCGGAGGACGAACCCCGACCGACCCGATGA
- a CDS encoding TetR/AcrR family transcriptional regulator has translation MPAAPPQLTRRTILRTAIDLLDRDGYAAFSLPRLGDELGIRTPSLYHHFRDRAELLAEIARAVVRETPIPVRRPDAEWTEYFVELSVNFRRTILRHPNTAPVLLQFLPRDVLTSLYEESAVLLAETTDIPTSAHVLILDGLERFVLGNALIESTAPRAADGNPFPSVDPEQQPRLAAAIAANSLDAEERFVASVRAFLMGVAALP, from the coding sequence ATGCCAGCCGCACCCCCTCAGCTCACCCGGCGAACGATCCTGCGAACCGCGATCGACCTACTCGACCGGGACGGTTATGCGGCGTTCAGCCTGCCGCGGCTCGGCGACGAACTCGGCATCCGGACGCCGTCGCTCTACCACCACTTCCGCGACCGGGCCGAACTGCTGGCCGAGATCGCCCGAGCGGTTGTCCGGGAGACGCCGATCCCGGTGCGGCGTCCCGACGCGGAGTGGACCGAGTACTTCGTCGAGTTGTCGGTGAACTTCCGGCGCACGATCCTGCGTCACCCGAACACCGCACCGGTGCTCCTGCAGTTCCTGCCCCGCGACGTCCTGACCTCGCTCTACGAGGAGTCGGCGGTCCTCCTGGCGGAGACCACCGACATCCCGACGTCGGCGCACGTCCTGATCCTCGACGGGCTGGAGCGCTTCGTGCTCGGCAACGCGCTGATCGAGTCCACCGCACCGCGGGCCGCCGACGGCAACCCGTTCCCCAGCGTCGACCCGGAGCAGCAGCCGCGCCTGGCGGCCGCGATCGCGGCCAATTCGCTGGACGCCGAGGAGCGGTTCGTCGCGTCGGTGCGGGCGTTTCTCATGGGCGTGGCGGCACTGCCGTGA
- a CDS encoding cytochrome P450 has translation MPTTTEDVSPDRVVDFDIYDPAVTIPVDRMQEHAAALARKAPLVYSTAHGGHWIVTRYDEVHEILRSPDLFSSHPNNLVDAGQGKFIPLELDPPEHTAYRFALQPLFNPARMRALEGQIRDLVNELIDGFAARGEAEFVAEFAHELPTRVFLALMGWPMADAPLFTEATEVALNGRPGDTPEQADQSRAEAAMSMFAYFGKVVAERRGPEGVVGNDVTAELMRAPVTVDGAERLLTDEELTRMFFLLLIAGLHTVQGALAWGVMHLSANPEQRQRLVDDAGAVPDAVEEILRYEAAVSMGRRARQDVEIGGVHVKAGDQLLLLLCGANRDESQFEAPDELRIDRTPNRHLAFGSGPHRCIGSHLARIELRIALEELHRRLPDYRLDPANPPLTLPSQVRSVAKLPIRFTAVPPRP, from the coding sequence ATGCCCACGACGACCGAGGACGTCTCACCCGACCGCGTGGTGGACTTCGACATCTACGATCCGGCGGTCACGATTCCGGTCGACCGCATGCAGGAGCACGCCGCGGCGCTGGCCCGGAAAGCGCCGCTGGTGTACTCGACGGCCCACGGCGGCCACTGGATCGTGACGCGCTACGACGAGGTCCACGAGATCCTGCGCAGCCCCGACCTGTTCTCCAGCCATCCGAACAACCTGGTCGACGCCGGGCAGGGCAAGTTCATCCCGCTCGAGCTCGACCCGCCGGAGCACACCGCGTACCGGTTCGCGCTGCAGCCCCTGTTCAACCCGGCGCGGATGCGGGCGCTCGAGGGGCAGATCCGCGACCTGGTCAACGAGCTGATCGACGGGTTCGCGGCGCGCGGCGAGGCGGAGTTCGTCGCGGAGTTCGCGCACGAGTTACCCACCCGGGTGTTCCTCGCGCTGATGGGCTGGCCGATGGCCGACGCACCGCTGTTCACCGAGGCGACCGAGGTGGCGCTCAACGGACGGCCCGGCGACACGCCCGAGCAGGCCGACCAGTCGCGCGCCGAAGCCGCGATGTCGATGTTCGCGTACTTCGGAAAGGTCGTGGCCGAGCGCCGAGGGCCAGAAGGGGTAGTCGGGAATGACGTCACCGCGGAGCTGATGCGTGCTCCGGTCACCGTGGACGGTGCGGAACGCCTGCTCACCGACGAAGAGCTCACCCGGATGTTCTTCCTGCTGCTCATCGCCGGACTGCACACCGTCCAGGGCGCGCTGGCCTGGGGTGTCATGCACCTGTCGGCGAACCCGGAGCAGCGTCAGCGGCTCGTCGACGACGCCGGCGCGGTCCCGGACGCCGTCGAGGAGATCCTCCGCTACGAGGCGGCCGTCTCGATGGGCCGCCGGGCACGGCAGGACGTCGAGATCGGCGGCGTGCACGTCAAGGCAGGCGACCAGCTCCTGCTGCTGCTCTGCGGCGCGAACCGCGACGAGTCCCAGTTCGAGGCACCGGACGAGCTGCGCATCGACCGCACGCCCAACCGCCACCTGGCGTTCGGATCCGGCCCGCACCGCTGCATCGGCTCGCACCTCGCGCGGATCGAACTGCGGATCGCGCTGGAGGAGCTACATCGGCGCCTCCCGGACTACCGGCTCGACCCGGCCAACCCGCCGCTGACGCTGCCCAGCCAGGTGCGCAGCGTCGCGAAGCTGCCAATTCGGTTCACGGCAGTGCCGCCACGCCCATGA
- a CDS encoding SDR family NAD(P)-dependent oxidoreductase, translating into MTTVLDLFRLDGRVAVVTGASSGLGAGFAIALAEAGADVVLGARRAEGLAETAVAVEKLGRQCVTVPTDVTSPEQCTALVERAVESLGRVDVLVNNAGVSAVVPALREDPDTFRSVVDVNLMGAYWMSQACARVMAPGSAIVNVASVLGLVASSLPQAAYSASKAGLLGLTRDLSQQWAGRRGIRVNAIAPGFVATDMIAEMSEENLGTFLAHSPLGRLGTQRELDAALLFLASPASGYVTGTTLAVDGGMSGH; encoded by the coding sequence GTGACCACCGTTCTCGACCTCTTCCGCCTCGACGGCCGCGTGGCCGTGGTGACCGGCGCGAGTTCCGGCCTGGGCGCCGGGTTCGCGATCGCGCTCGCCGAGGCCGGTGCGGACGTCGTCCTCGGCGCGCGGCGGGCCGAGGGACTGGCCGAGACGGCGGTCGCGGTCGAGAAGCTCGGGCGGCAGTGCGTGACGGTGCCGACCGACGTGACGTCGCCCGAGCAGTGCACGGCGCTGGTCGAGCGGGCCGTGGAGTCGCTGGGGCGGGTCGACGTGCTGGTGAACAACGCCGGGGTCAGCGCGGTGGTGCCCGCACTGCGGGAGGACCCGGACACGTTCCGGTCGGTCGTGGACGTCAACCTGATGGGCGCCTACTGGATGAGCCAGGCGTGCGCCCGGGTCATGGCGCCCGGATCCGCGATCGTCAACGTGGCCAGCGTGCTCGGGCTGGTGGCCTCCTCGCTCCCCCAGGCCGCGTACTCGGCGAGCAAGGCCGGCCTGCTCGGATTGACGCGGGACCTGTCGCAGCAGTGGGCCGGACGGCGCGGCATCCGGGTGAACGCGATCGCGCCGGGGTTCGTCGCCACCGACATGATCGCCGAGATGTCCGAGGAGAACCTCGGCACGTTCCTGGCGCACTCGCCGCTCGGACGCCTGGGGACGCAGCGGGAACTGGATGCCGCGCTGCTGTTCCTGGCGTCCCCGGCGTCGGGCTACGTCACCGGCACCACGCTCGCCGTCGATGGTGGGATGTCCGGCCACTGA
- a CDS encoding CaiB/BaiF CoA-transferase family protein: protein MDLPLSGVRVLDLTDGPAQWCGRYLADLGADVVLAEPPGGSPSRFEPPLHAGQSLPFALRNANKRTTVGAPPSSGLPGAGLLATADIVLDSRRSVAPGDYPDAVVVSITPFGNTGPYADWSAPEPVLAALGGVLSRSGLPGRPPLLPPAGLVDGVVGAHAAWVALAAYLRRLRTGAGEYVDVSALECVVHGFDPGFGTQGTAAAGRAETFPRDRPEARNFYPVFACRDGEVRICLLAKRQWRAMFSWLGEPAEFADPRYDTIPARFAAADRLHPLIAALFRDLSREELVAEGVRRGVPVAAVLTVPEVLGADHFAVTGALDDVEIAPGVTARVPTGYVTLDGKRAGIRTPALQADHATWLPAHPAEEVTPRAAGSAGAADAAGGADVAWAVPPVGAGDPPLAGLRVLDLGVIVFGAELGRVFADLGADVVKVENPAFPDGLRQSRRGSGTSASFAWGQRNKRSIGVDLRHPDGAALFRALAAEADVVLANFKPGTLDALGFSPATLAALNPRLVISDSSAFGDTGPWSSRMGYGPLVRAATGVTARWRPASESDYCDGATVYPDHIAAQLTAVAVLASVIGRVRTGRGRTVGVAQADVALLQLGTQFAAASLGLSLPEPWPEPAVVACAGDDEWCVIAVRDDADRARLRAVVDSDASVAEWAASRTPDEVMRTLQAAGVPAGAMRRLPDELTDPQLTTREAFATLHHDDLPEPLPTAARPARFAAIGDPPLRPAPRLGQHTREICAPLADVDALLEAGVLHEDSSVTSPTS from the coding sequence GTGGATTTGCCGCTGAGCGGGGTGCGCGTTCTCGACCTCACCGACGGCCCGGCGCAGTGGTGCGGTCGGTACCTGGCCGACCTGGGCGCCGACGTCGTGCTGGCCGAACCGCCGGGCGGGTCGCCGTCCCGGTTCGAACCACCGCTGCACGCCGGGCAGAGCCTCCCGTTCGCGCTGCGCAACGCGAACAAGCGCACGACGGTCGGCGCGCCCCCGAGCTCGGGGCTGCCGGGTGCGGGGCTGCTGGCCACCGCGGACATCGTGCTCGACTCGCGGCGCTCGGTGGCTCCGGGCGACTACCCGGACGCGGTGGTCGTCTCGATCACGCCGTTCGGGAACACCGGGCCGTACGCGGACTGGTCCGCCCCCGAGCCGGTGCTCGCCGCGCTCGGTGGGGTGCTGTCGCGCTCCGGGTTACCGGGCCGGCCGCCGCTGCTGCCCCCGGCCGGGCTGGTCGACGGGGTGGTCGGCGCGCACGCCGCCTGGGTGGCGCTCGCCGCCTACCTGCGGCGGCTGCGGACCGGCGCGGGTGAGTACGTCGACGTGTCCGCGCTGGAGTGTGTCGTCCACGGGTTCGACCCCGGCTTCGGGACGCAGGGCACCGCGGCAGCCGGACGTGCCGAGACGTTCCCGCGCGACCGTCCGGAGGCGCGCAACTTCTACCCGGTGTTCGCGTGCCGGGACGGCGAGGTGCGGATTTGCCTGCTGGCCAAGCGTCAGTGGCGGGCGATGTTCTCCTGGCTCGGTGAGCCCGCGGAGTTCGCCGATCCGCGCTACGACACGATCCCGGCGAGGTTCGCCGCGGCCGACCGGCTGCACCCGTTGATCGCCGCGCTGTTCCGGGATTTGTCGCGGGAGGAACTGGTCGCCGAGGGCGTGCGCCGCGGGGTGCCGGTCGCGGCCGTGCTCACGGTGCCCGAGGTGCTCGGGGCCGACCACTTCGCCGTGACCGGCGCGCTGGACGACGTCGAGATCGCGCCGGGGGTGACCGCCCGCGTGCCGACCGGGTACGTGACGCTCGACGGAAAACGCGCCGGAATCCGCACCCCGGCGCTCCAGGCCGACCACGCGACCTGGCTGCCCGCCCACCCCGCCGAGGAGGTCACCCCCCGCGCGGCCGGCTCGGCCGGCGCGGCTGACGCAGCCGGCGGGGCGGACGTGGCGTGGGCGGTCCCGCCGGTGGGGGCGGGGGATCCGCCGCTGGCGGGGTTGCGCGTGCTCGACCTCGGCGTGATCGTGTTCGGCGCCGAGCTCGGGCGGGTGTTCGCCGACCTCGGCGCGGACGTCGTCAAGGTCGAGAACCCGGCGTTCCCGGACGGGTTACGGCAGTCGCGCCGCGGCTCCGGCACGAGCGCGTCGTTCGCGTGGGGCCAGCGCAACAAGCGCAGCATCGGCGTGGACCTGCGCCACCCGGACGGCGCGGCGCTGTTCCGTGCGCTGGCCGCCGAGGCCGACGTCGTCCTCGCGAACTTCAAGCCGGGCACGCTGGACGCGCTCGGGTTCTCCCCGGCGACGCTGGCCGCGCTGAACCCGCGGCTGGTGATCTCCGACAGCAGTGCGTTCGGTGACACCGGGCCGTGGAGCAGCCGGATGGGGTACGGGCCGCTGGTGCGGGCGGCGACCGGCGTCACGGCCCGCTGGCGCCCGGCGTCCGAAAGTGACTACTGCGACGGTGCGACCGTCTACCCCGACCATATCGCCGCGCAGCTCACCGCCGTTGCGGTGCTCGCGTCGGTCATCGGACGGGTGCGCACCGGCCGGGGGCGGACGGTGGGCGTCGCCCAGGCCGATGTCGCGCTGCTCCAGCTCGGGACGCAGTTCGCCGCGGCCTCGCTGGGGCTGTCGCTTCCGGAGCCCTGGCCGGAGCCCGCGGTGGTGGCCTGCGCGGGCGACGACGAGTGGTGCGTGATCGCGGTTCGCGACGACGCCGACCGGGCCCGTCTCCGCGCGGTCGTCGACAGCGACGCGTCGGTGGCGGAGTGGGCCGCGTCGCGGACGCCGGATGAGGTGATGCGGACGCTGCAGGCGGCGGGCGTCCCGGCCGGTGCCATGCGGCGGTTGCCGGACGAGCTGACCGACCCGCAGCTGACCACCCGCGAGGCGTTCGCGACGCTCCACCACGACGACCTGCCCGAGCCGCTGCCCACCGCGGCACGGCCGGCGCGGTTCGCCGCGATCGGTGACCCGCCGCTGCGCCCGGCGCCGCGGCTCGGGCAGCACACCCGCGAGATCTGCGCCCCGCTCGCCGACGTCGACGCGTTGCTCGAAGCGGGCGTGCTGCACGAGGACAGCAGTGTCACATCCCCGACGTCATAG
- a CDS encoding PDR/VanB family oxidoreductase: MAIGLGVVATNSYVVASVDAAADDVVALTLEPVESGAVPPWEPGAHVDLVLGESLVRQYSLCGSPDDRSSLRIAVLREPGGRGGSRFVHERLRPGARVAIGGPRNRFPLAPARAYRFVAGGIGITPLLPMIRRVAAEGADWRLLYGGRTRSSMAFVDELVALGAAAPDAGRGARVGGRAGAVRAGAAGEGSTADRVEVRPADEGGLLPVAAFVADASPGTAVYCCGPEPLLRAVEDACAARPALTLHTERFAPRAEPVPSGAGAFEVELARSGRVLPVAADVSLLQVLEDAGVAIESSCREGTCGTCETTVLGGDPDHRDSLLTDDERAAGDVMFPCVSRARSARLILDV, from the coding sequence GCGGACGACGTGGTCGCGCTGACGCTGGAGCCGGTGGAGTCGGGGGCCGTGCCGCCGTGGGAGCCGGGCGCGCACGTCGATCTGGTGCTCGGCGAGTCGCTGGTGCGGCAGTATTCGCTCTGTGGGAGCCCGGACGACCGGTCGTCCCTGCGGATCGCGGTGTTACGCGAGCCGGGCGGCCGGGGCGGGTCGCGGTTCGTCCACGAGCGGCTGCGGCCCGGCGCCCGGGTGGCGATCGGGGGTCCGCGGAACCGGTTCCCGCTCGCACCGGCGCGGGCCTACCGGTTCGTCGCGGGTGGCATCGGGATTACGCCGCTGCTGCCGATGATCCGCCGGGTGGCAGCGGAGGGCGCCGACTGGCGTCTGCTGTACGGCGGCCGCACCCGCTCGTCGATGGCGTTCGTCGACGAGCTGGTCGCCCTAGGCGCGGCCGCCCCGGACGCCGGGCGCGGCGCTCGGGTCGGGGGTCGGGCGGGCGCCGTTCGCGCCGGCGCGGCGGGCGAGGGCTCGACTGCGGACCGGGTTGAGGTGCGGCCGGCGGATGAGGGTGGGCTGTTGCCGGTGGCGGCCTTCGTCGCGGACGCGTCGCCGGGAACGGCGGTGTACTGCTGCGGCCCGGAGCCGCTGCTGCGCGCGGTGGAGGACGCGTGCGCGGCGCGGCCCGCGCTGACGCTGCACACCGAGCGCTTCGCACCCCGGGCCGAGCCCGTTCCCAGCGGGGCCGGGGCGTTCGAGGTGGAGCTCGCCCGGTCCGGCCGGGTGCTGCCGGTCGCCGCGGACGTCAGCCTGCTCCAGGTCCTGGAGGACGCCGGGGTCGCGATCGAATCCTCGTGCCGCGAGGGCACCTGCGGCACCTGCGAGACAACCGTCCTCGGCGGCGATCCCGACCACCGGGACTCGCTGCTCACCGACGACGAGCGAGCGGCCGGAGACGTGATGTTCCCGTGCGTGTCCCGGGCGCGGTCCGCCCGGCTGATCCTTGACGTCTGA